One window from the genome of Camelus bactrianus isolate YW-2024 breed Bactrian camel chromosome 4, ASM4877302v1, whole genome shotgun sequence encodes:
- the LOC123617686 gene encoding putative exonuclease GOR isoform X1, which translates to MNNSSYFVLASKKIYCRCRKIYGVTPAGKHSGVEEHHYHSGQAFSHKVRGGLETRYSCCEGVLGLPGCQVAKLHVRDQRENLEGFVKTFVKFPPSDGNHSIFAVNCEVCYTAKGLELTRVTVVDPSLQVVYDTFVKPDEEVINYNTRFSGVVEDDLQNTETSVLDVQAFLLNLFSAGTESDTASSIVSTFLSVYLVDD; encoded by the exons ATGAATAattcttcttattttgttttagctTCTAAGAAGATCTACTGTCGATGTAGGAAAATCTATGGCGTGACTCCTGCGGGCAAGCACAGCGGGGTGGAAGAGCATCACTACCACTCTGGCCAAGCGTTCAGTCATAAAG TCCGTGGTGGCTTAGAAACACGGTACAGCTGTTGCGAAGGTGTCCTTGGGTTACCCGGGTGTCAGGTCGCCAAG CTTCATGTTCGTGACCAAAGAGAAAACCTAGAGGGCTTTGTGAAGACTTTTGTTAAGTTTCCACCCTCTGATGGGAATCACAGCATATTTGCTGTGAATTGCGAGGTG TGCTATACAGCCAAAGGTTTGGAACTTACTCGAGTGACAGTGGTTGACCCCAGCCTCCAGGTGGTCTATGACACCTTTGTGAAACCAGATGAGGAAGTCATTAACTATAACACTAG GTTTTCTGGCGTGGTTGAAGATGACTTACAGAACACTGAAACCTCAGTCCTCGACGTGCAGGCCTTCTTATTGAACCTGTTCAGCGCTGGCACTGAATCGGACACAGCTTCGAGCATAGTCTCTACATTCTTAAG TGTCTACTTAGTTGATGATTAA
- the LOC123617686 gene encoding putative exonuclease GOR isoform X2 — protein sequence MNNSSYFVLASKKIYCRCRKIYGVTPAGKHSGVEEHHYHSGQAFSHKVRGGLETRYSCCEGVLGLPGCQVAKLHVRDQRENLEGFVKTFVKFPPSDGNHSIFAVNCEVCYTAKGLELTRVTVVDPSLQVVYDTFVKPDEEVINYNTRFSGVVEDDLQNTETSVLDVQAFLLNLFSAGTESDTASSIVSTFLS from the exons ATGAATAattcttcttattttgttttagctTCTAAGAAGATCTACTGTCGATGTAGGAAAATCTATGGCGTGACTCCTGCGGGCAAGCACAGCGGGGTGGAAGAGCATCACTACCACTCTGGCCAAGCGTTCAGTCATAAAG TCCGTGGTGGCTTAGAAACACGGTACAGCTGTTGCGAAGGTGTCCTTGGGTTACCCGGGTGTCAGGTCGCCAAG CTTCATGTTCGTGACCAAAGAGAAAACCTAGAGGGCTTTGTGAAGACTTTTGTTAAGTTTCCACCCTCTGATGGGAATCACAGCATATTTGCTGTGAATTGCGAGGTG TGCTATACAGCCAAAGGTTTGGAACTTACTCGAGTGACAGTGGTTGACCCCAGCCTCCAGGTGGTCTATGACACCTTTGTGAAACCAGATGAGGAAGTCATTAACTATAACACTAG GTTTTCTGGCGTGGTTGAAGATGACTTACAGAACACTGAAACCTCAGTCCTCGACGTGCAGGCCTTCTTATTGAACCTGTTCAGCGCTGGCACTGAATCGGACACAGCTTCGAGCATAGTCTCTACATTCTTAAG TTAA